From Lysobacter auxotrophicus, the proteins below share one genomic window:
- a CDS encoding multidrug efflux RND transporter permease subunit — protein MSRFFINHPVFAWVIAILISLCGVLAILNLGVESYPSIAPPQVTVSASYPGASAETAEGAVTQVIEQQLTGIDNLVYFSSSSSSSGGSNITLTFAPGTDPDIAQVQVQNKVALATPRLPTEVTQQGVVVAKANAGFLKVVALRSDDESMDRDALSDIIASRVLDQIARVPGVGSTQLFGSEYAMNIWLNPDRLRGFGLSATQVLQAVRSQNVQFAAGKIGADPAPVEQGFTATVSAEGRFSTPEQFGNIILRTNTDGTSVRLRDVARVGLGATSYGFDSRWDGKPAAGFAIQLAPGANALGVAEAVTQRMNELQATFPKGVTWFSPYDSSTFVAVSIKEVIKTLFEAIVLVFLVMLIFLQNLRATLIPTLVIPIALLGTFLGMYFIGFTINQLSLFGMVLAIGIVVDDAIVVIENVERIMTEEGLSPKAATRKSMSQISGAVVAITVVLAAVFIPSAFQGGSAGEIYKQFAITIAMAMFFSAFLALGFTPALCATLLKPTADHHRDNIVFRTFNKYYDKVARTYVGHIGSAISHAPRWMMVFGVLVVLAGFLFTRMPGSFLPEEDQGYAIALINLPAGATINRTNAVLDQVRETMAKDEAFDGIFTVAGFSFVGQGENVGIAFIRLKPWDDRDVTASEFIQKANMALFGIRDAQIFVINLPTVSGLGQFGGFDMYLQDRSGQGRAALTEARNTLLGKAAQDKALTGVRPNELEAAPQLRLDVDRVQAQSMGLSVGDIYSAIQLMLAPVYVNDFVDEGRVKRVTMQADAPYRTGPESLARFYTPSPLTQAAPGEAASMVPLSNIVRSHWITASPSLTRYNGYAAVEIVGSQAPGHSSGEAMTAMQNIVENDLPQGFGYDWTGQSYQEILSGNQAPALLALSILVVFLCLAALYESWSVPVAVLLVVPLGALGAVLFSLLRGLPNDIYFKIGLITVIGLAAKNAILIVEFAIEQRQHGKTLREATIEAAHLRFRPILMTSFAFIMGVFPLAISSGAGANSRHAIGTGVIGGMIFATFLGLLLIPVFYVAVRRLLGDKMDEKPVIEHDDEEPTPRPAT, from the coding sequence ATGTCCAGATTCTTCATCAACCACCCGGTCTTCGCCTGGGTCATCGCGATCCTGATCTCGCTTTGCGGCGTGCTCGCGATCCTGAACCTCGGCGTTGAGTCGTATCCCTCCATCGCGCCGCCGCAGGTGACGGTGTCCGCGTCCTATCCCGGCGCGAGCGCCGAGACGGCCGAAGGCGCGGTCACGCAGGTGATCGAGCAGCAGCTGACGGGCATCGACAACCTCGTCTACTTCTCCTCGTCGTCCAGCTCCAGCGGCGGCTCGAACATCACGCTGACCTTCGCACCGGGCACCGATCCGGACATCGCGCAGGTGCAGGTGCAGAACAAGGTCGCACTCGCCACGCCGCGCCTGCCGACCGAAGTGACGCAGCAGGGCGTGGTCGTGGCGAAGGCGAACGCCGGCTTCCTGAAGGTCGTCGCGCTGCGCTCGGACGACGAGTCGATGGACCGCGACGCGCTCAGCGACATCATCGCCTCGCGCGTGCTCGACCAGATCGCGCGCGTGCCGGGCGTGGGCAGCACGCAGCTGTTCGGCAGCGAATATGCGATGAACATCTGGCTGAATCCCGATCGCCTGCGCGGCTTCGGGTTGTCGGCCACGCAGGTGCTGCAGGCGGTGCGCTCGCAGAACGTGCAGTTCGCCGCAGGCAAGATCGGTGCCGACCCGGCGCCGGTGGAGCAGGGCTTCACCGCGACGGTGTCCGCCGAAGGCCGCTTCAGCACGCCCGAGCAGTTCGGCAACATCATCCTGCGCACCAATACCGACGGTACGTCGGTGCGCTTGCGCGACGTGGCGCGCGTTGGCCTGGGTGCGACGTCCTACGGCTTCGACAGCCGCTGGGACGGCAAGCCCGCGGCCGGTTTCGCGATCCAGCTGGCGCCTGGCGCCAACGCGCTGGGCGTGGCCGAGGCCGTCACCCAGCGCATGAACGAGCTGCAGGCCACGTTCCCGAAGGGCGTGACCTGGTTCTCGCCGTACGACAGCTCGACCTTCGTCGCCGTCTCGATCAAGGAAGTGATCAAGACGCTGTTCGAAGCGATCGTGCTCGTGTTCCTGGTGATGCTGATCTTCCTGCAGAACCTGCGCGCGACGCTGATCCCGACGCTGGTCATCCCGATCGCGCTGCTCGGCACGTTCCTGGGGATGTACTTCATCGGCTTCACGATCAACCAGCTCAGCCTGTTCGGCATGGTGCTGGCGATCGGCATCGTGGTGGACGACGCGATCGTGGTGATCGAGAACGTCGAACGCATCATGACCGAGGAAGGCCTGTCGCCGAAGGCCGCCACGCGCAAGTCGATGTCCCAGATCAGCGGCGCGGTGGTGGCGATCACCGTCGTGCTGGCGGCGGTGTTCATTCCGTCGGCGTTCCAGGGCGGTTCGGCCGGTGAGATCTACAAGCAGTTCGCCATCACCATCGCCATGGCGATGTTCTTCTCGGCGTTCCTCGCGCTGGGCTTCACGCCCGCACTGTGCGCGACGCTGCTCAAGCCCACCGCCGACCACCACCGCGACAACATCGTCTTCCGCACGTTCAACAAGTACTACGACAAGGTCGCCAGGACCTACGTCGGCCACATCGGCAGCGCGATCAGCCATGCGCCGCGCTGGATGATGGTGTTCGGCGTGCTCGTGGTGCTCGCGGGCTTCCTGTTCACGCGCATGCCGGGCAGCTTCCTCCCCGAGGAAGACCAGGGCTACGCCATCGCGCTCATCAACCTGCCGGCCGGCGCGACGATCAACCGCACCAACGCCGTGCTGGACCAGGTCCGCGAGACGATGGCGAAGGACGAGGCGTTCGACGGCATCTTCACCGTCGCCGGCTTCAGCTTCGTCGGCCAGGGCGAGAACGTGGGCATCGCGTTCATCCGCCTCAAGCCGTGGGACGACCGCGACGTCACGGCTTCGGAGTTCATCCAGAAGGCGAACATGGCGCTGTTCGGCATCCGCGATGCGCAGATCTTCGTGATCAACCTGCCGACGGTGTCGGGCCTGGGCCAGTTCGGCGGCTTCGACATGTACCTGCAGGATCGCAGCGGCCAGGGCCGCGCCGCCCTGACCGAAGCGCGCAACACGCTGCTCGGCAAGGCCGCGCAGGACAAGGCGCTGACCGGCGTGCGTCCGAACGAACTGGAAGCCGCGCCGCAGTTGCGACTGGACGTGGACCGCGTGCAGGCGCAGTCGATGGGCCTGTCGGTGGGCGACATCTACAGCGCGATCCAGCTGATGCTGGCGCCGGTGTACGTCAACGACTTCGTCGACGAAGGCCGCGTGAAGCGCGTGACCATGCAGGCCGACGCGCCGTACCGCACGGGCCCGGAATCGCTCGCGCGCTTCTACACGCCCAGCCCGCTCACGCAGGCCGCCCCGGGCGAAGCGGCGTCGATGGTGCCGCTGTCGAACATCGTGCGCAGCCACTGGATCACCGCGTCGCCGTCGCTCACGCGTTACAACGGCTACGCCGCGGTGGAAATCGTCGGTTCGCAGGCACCGGGGCACAGCTCGGGCGAGGCGATGACCGCGATGCAGAACATCGTCGAGAACGACCTGCCGCAGGGCTTCGGTTACGACTGGACGGGCCAGTCGTACCAGGAAATCCTGTCGGGCAACCAGGCGCCCGCGCTGCTCGCGCTGTCGATCCTCGTCGTCTTCCTGTGCCTTGCGGCGCTGTACGAAAGCTGGTCGGTGCCGGTCGCGGTGCTGCTGGTCGTGCCGCTGGGCGCGCTGGGTGCGGTGCTGTTCTCGCTGCTGCGCGGCCTGCCTAACGACATCTACTTCAAGATCGGCCTGATCACCGTGATTGGCCTGGCGGCCAAGAACGCGATCCTGATCGTGGAGTTCGCCATCGAGCAGCGCCAGCACGGCAAGACGCTGCGCGAGGCGACGATCGAAGCGGCGCACCTGCGTTTCCGCCCGATCCTGATGACGTCGTTCGCCTTCATCATGGGCGTGTTCCCGCTGGCGATTTCGAGCGGCGCAGGCGCGAACTCGCGTCACGCGATCGGCACCGGCGTGATCGGCGGCATGATCTTCGCCACGTTCCTCGGCCTGCTGCTGATCCCGGTGTTCTATGTCGCGGTGCGTCGCCTGCTCGGCGACAAGATGGACGAGAAGCCGGTAATCGAGCACGACGACGAAGAGCCGACGCCGCGTCCTGCGACGTAA
- the btuB gene encoding TonB-dependent vitamin B12 receptor encodes MSFRSTVHVHALAFACALALPSLAHAAPQATDLDEVVVTANRTAVTVNDALAPVEVIDAEQIRRSQARSLPDLLRGRAGISLSNQGGAGKLTTLFLRGAESDHVLVLVDGIRIGSATSGLASLQDLPVDLIDRVEIVRGPRSSLYGADAIGGVIQVFTRRDREGFAPRVTVGGGSNGLNEFATGFGGRSGRTWFGADYSHSHTQGINACRGYFDPVTFDGAGCFIATDSQPDRDGYTRDSLSVRGGIQFNEQWSLEGHGLRNEGDNEFDGDFTDRAKTVQQVVGGKLRWHPNDRVDLHLTAGRNIDASDNYLGDTYLDYFSTYRDSATLQGDFGLAEKHLLSVGLDWLDDSVSSTTPYDELSRNNKAAFVQYQGRMGAQSLEASVRRDDNAQFGGHTTGSAAWGIEFAQNWRITAGYGSAFKAPTFNELYYPFFGNADLRPEDSETWELGVAWRGDTFNVRLDTFDTDVDDLIAFDAAISLPNNVERARMRGAELGVDTTVAEWTINGAISYLDTENRSGFYEGNDLARRAKNSARIDVDRAFGKFRVGATAVGEGSRFDDVANTRRLGGYGTLDLRAEYAITSSLTLQARVANVFDRDYETVAFYNQAGREWFLTLRYAPVN; translated from the coding sequence ATGTCCTTCCGCAGCACCGTCCACGTCCATGCGCTCGCCTTCGCCTGCGCGCTCGCCCTGCCCAGCCTCGCGCATGCCGCGCCGCAGGCCACCGACCTGGACGAAGTCGTCGTCACCGCCAACCGCACCGCCGTCACCGTCAACGACGCGCTCGCGCCGGTGGAAGTGATCGACGCCGAACAGATCCGCCGCAGCCAGGCGCGTTCGCTGCCCGACCTGCTGCGCGGCCGCGCCGGCATTTCGCTGTCCAACCAGGGCGGCGCCGGCAAGCTCACCACGCTCTTCCTGCGCGGCGCGGAGTCCGACCACGTGCTCGTGCTCGTCGACGGCATCCGCATCGGGTCGGCGACCTCGGGGCTCGCCTCGCTCCAGGACCTGCCGGTGGACCTGATCGATCGCGTGGAAATCGTGCGCGGCCCGCGTTCGAGCCTCTACGGCGCCGACGCCATCGGCGGTGTCATCCAGGTGTTCACGCGCCGCGACCGCGAAGGCTTCGCGCCGCGCGTCACCGTCGGCGGCGGGTCCAACGGGCTCAACGAATTCGCCACCGGCTTCGGCGGCCGCAGCGGTCGCACGTGGTTCGGCGCGGACTACTCGCACAGCCACACGCAGGGCATCAACGCGTGCCGCGGCTATTTCGACCCGGTGACCTTCGACGGCGCCGGCTGCTTCATCGCCACCGATTCGCAGCCCGATCGCGACGGCTACACGCGCGACTCGCTGTCGGTGCGCGGCGGCATTCAGTTCAACGAACAGTGGAGCCTGGAAGGCCACGGCCTGCGCAACGAAGGCGACAACGAATTCGACGGCGACTTCACCGATCGCGCGAAGACCGTGCAGCAGGTCGTCGGCGGCAAGCTGCGCTGGCACCCGAACGACCGCGTCGACCTGCACCTCACCGCGGGCCGCAACATCGATGCGTCGGACAACTACCTCGGCGACACCTACCTCGACTACTTCAGCACCTACCGCGACAGCGCGACCTTGCAGGGCGATTTTGGCCTGGCCGAGAAGCACCTGCTCAGCGTCGGCCTGGACTGGCTGGACGACAGCGTGAGCAGCACCACGCCGTACGACGAGCTCTCGCGCAACAACAAGGCGGCCTTCGTGCAGTACCAGGGCCGCATGGGCGCGCAGTCGCTGGAGGCCAGCGTGCGTCGCGACGACAACGCGCAGTTCGGCGGACACACCACCGGCAGCGCGGCATGGGGCATCGAATTCGCGCAGAACTGGCGCATCACCGCCGGCTACGGCAGCGCGTTCAAGGCGCCGACGTTCAACGAGCTGTACTACCCGTTCTTCGGCAACGCCGACCTGCGCCCGGAAGACTCCGAAACCTGGGAACTCGGCGTCGCCTGGCGCGGCGATACCTTCAACGTGCGCCTGGACACCTTCGACACCGACGTCGACGACCTGATCGCGTTCGACGCCGCCATCAGCCTGCCGAACAATGTCGAGCGCGCGCGCATGCGCGGTGCGGAGCTCGGCGTGGACACGACCGTGGCCGAGTGGACCATAAACGGCGCCATCAGTTATCTGGATACCGAGAACCGCAGCGGCTTCTACGAAGGCAACGACCTAGCGCGTCGCGCGAAGAACAGCGCGCGCATCGACGTGGACCGCGCGTTCGGCAAGTTCCGCGTCGGCGCCACGGCGGTGGGCGAAGGCTCGCGTTTCGACGACGTCGCCAACACGCGACGCCTCGGCGGATACGGCACGCTCGACCTGCGCGCCGAGTACGCGATCACCTCGTCGCTGACGCTGCAGGCCCGCGTGGCGAACGTGTTCGACCGCGATTACGAAACCGTCGCGTTCTACAACCAGGCTGGACGGGAGTGGTTCCTCACGCTGCGCTATGCGCCCGTGAACTGA
- a CDS encoding isochorismatase family cysteine hydrolase, with amino-acid sequence MKGHALLIVDMINALDFPDGDKLLSTALPAARNIARLKQRLKPRGVPTIYVNDNYGQWRSDFKQVVARCAAEDSLGAPLVKLLHPDDDDFFVLKPERSGFRDTPLRMLLGKLGAKTLILTGVALDVCVFATATDADMHGFKLFVPSDCVASETPGRRTASLKLLRDSLQADTRPSRSITLR; translated from the coding sequence GTGAAAGGCCACGCTCTCCTCATCGTCGACATGATCAATGCCCTCGATTTCCCCGATGGCGACAAACTGTTGAGCACGGCACTACCCGCCGCGCGCAACATCGCGCGCTTGAAGCAGCGGTTGAAGCCGCGCGGCGTGCCGACGATCTACGTCAACGACAATTACGGGCAGTGGCGTTCGGACTTCAAGCAGGTCGTCGCGCGTTGCGCCGCTGAGGATTCGCTCGGCGCGCCGCTGGTGAAACTGCTGCATCCGGACGACGACGACTTCTTCGTCCTGAAGCCCGAACGCAGCGGTTTCCGCGACACGCCGCTGCGCATGCTGCTGGGCAAGCTCGGCGCGAAGACGCTCATCCTCACCGGCGTCGCGCTCGACGTGTGCGTGTTCGCCACCGCCACCGATGCCGACATGCACGGCTTCAAGCTCTTCGTGCCGTCCGACTGCGTCGCGTCCGAAACGCCGGGCCGTCGCACGGCGTCGCTGAAACTGCTGCGCGATTCGCTGCAGGCCGATACGCGGCCGTCGCGTTCGATCACGTTGCGCTGA
- a CDS encoding efflux RND transporter periplasmic adaptor subunit, with the protein MVKNPRTVAIAAALALALSACVGKDQAQPGGGMPPPEVGVVKVQPGDVPLQKDLVGRLAAFRSADVRARVPGVLQRRVYEEGSDVKAGQVLFLIDPAPLQAEVGQAQASLASAQANYANSKAAADRARRLAPDKFVSQSDLDNALAAERSAGASVKQAEAALANARINLGYATVTAPISGRANQQQVTEGALVGQGTATLLTTVDQIDQLYVNFSLSVSELEQVRRAQSIAGDAKVQVILPDGTPYEHPGKLDFSGDVVDPTTGAIALRALIPNPEKNLLPGTFVTLQATLGIQPNSYLVPQAGLQRDAKSAFVLVVGSDGKVARKDVRADRQQGGNWVVTQGLSPNDQVIVSGVQRAQPGSPATAKPADAAAKPGAAAAPGAAAQGQAGQKPADKAAGQEPAKKD; encoded by the coding sequence ATGGTCAAGAACCCGCGCACGGTGGCGATCGCCGCCGCGTTGGCCCTCGCACTGTCCGCCTGCGTCGGCAAGGATCAAGCCCAGCCCGGTGGCGGCATGCCGCCGCCGGAAGTCGGCGTGGTCAAGGTGCAGCCGGGCGACGTGCCGTTGCAGAAGGATCTGGTGGGCCGCCTGGCCGCGTTCCGCAGCGCCGACGTGCGCGCCCGCGTGCCGGGCGTGCTCCAGCGCCGCGTGTACGAGGAAGGCAGCGACGTGAAGGCCGGCCAGGTGCTGTTCCTGATCGATCCCGCACCCCTGCAGGCCGAAGTGGGCCAGGCGCAGGCGTCGCTCGCCTCCGCGCAGGCCAACTACGCCAACTCGAAGGCCGCCGCCGACCGCGCGCGTCGCCTCGCGCCGGACAAGTTCGTCTCGCAGTCCGACCTGGACAACGCGCTCGCCGCCGAGCGCAGCGCCGGTGCGTCGGTGAAGCAGGCCGAGGCCGCGCTCGCCAACGCCCGCATCAACCTGGGCTACGCGACGGTCACCGCGCCGATCAGCGGCCGCGCGAACCAGCAGCAGGTCACCGAAGGCGCGCTCGTCGGCCAGGGCACGGCGACGCTGCTCACCACCGTCGACCAGATCGACCAGCTGTACGTGAACTTCTCCCTCAGCGTCAGCGAGCTGGAGCAGGTGCGCCGCGCGCAGTCGATCGCCGGCGACGCGAAGGTGCAGGTGATCCTGCCCGACGGCACGCCGTACGAGCATCCGGGCAAGCTGGACTTCTCCGGCGACGTGGTCGATCCGACCACCGGCGCGATCGCGCTGCGCGCGCTGATCCCGAATCCGGAGAAGAACCTGCTGCCGGGCACCTTCGTGACTCTGCAGGCGACGCTCGGCATCCAGCCGAACTCCTACCTCGTCCCGCAGGCGGGCCTGCAGCGCGATGCCAAGAGCGCTTTCGTGCTGGTCGTCGGCAGCGACGGCAAGGTCGCGCGCAAGGACGTCCGCGCCGATCGCCAGCAGGGCGGCAACTGGGTCGTGACGCAGGGCCTGTCGCCCAACGACCAGGTGATCGTCTCGGGCGTGCAGCGCGCGCAGCCGGGTTCGCCGGCGACGGCCAAGCCGGCCGATGCGGCGGCAAAGCCGGGCGCGGCCGCCGCGCCGGGCGCCGCCGCGCAGGGACAGGCCGGCCAGAAGCCGGCCGACAAGGCCGCCGGTCAGGAACCGGCCAAGAAGGACTAA
- the yiaA gene encoding inner membrane protein YiaA encodes MDLRKPSAAFVAASWSALGLGMGAFVLGLWNATMALNEKGYYFAVLMYGLFSAVSVQKSVRDRAEGIPVTVVYYGLSWFSILLALSLLVVGLFNADSLSLSEKGFYGMTFALSLFAAVTVQKNTRDLTQLNEADA; translated from the coding sequence ATGGATCTTCGCAAGCCTTCCGCCGCCTTCGTGGCGGCTTCGTGGTCGGCCCTGGGGTTGGGCATGGGCGCGTTCGTGCTGGGATTGTGGAACGCCACCATGGCGCTCAACGAAAAAGGCTATTACTTCGCCGTGCTGATGTACGGCCTGTTCTCCGCCGTATCGGTGCAGAAGAGCGTGCGCGATCGCGCGGAAGGCATTCCCGTCACGGTCGTCTACTACGGCTTGTCGTGGTTCTCGATCCTGCTGGCGCTGTCGCTGCTGGTCGTCGGACTGTTCAACGCCGACAGCCTGAGCCTGAGCGAGAAGGGCTTCTACGGCATGACCTTCGCGCTGAGCCTGTTCGCCGCGGTGACGGTGCAGAAGAACACGCGCGACCTGACGCAGTTGAACGAAGCCGACGCCTGA
- the bioD gene encoding dethiobiotin synthase — protein MNRGWFVTGTDTGIGKSLASATLLHALRARGLRAVGMKPLASGCESTPEGWRNEDALALQAASDPRPAYDEVNPLALPNPLAPELAAADAGIRVTLAPIVSAFQRLHAQADAVVVEGVGGWAAPLSSDLDQADLVRALDLPVVMVVGLRLGCINHARLTARAIEHDGLHLAGWIANDIDPAMARADDNFELLRQRLPVACWGRLPFREKPDPAQLRSLLQTA, from the coding sequence ATGAATCGCGGCTGGTTCGTCACCGGCACCGACACCGGCATCGGCAAATCGCTCGCCAGCGCGACGCTGCTGCACGCGTTGCGTGCGCGCGGGCTGCGTGCGGTGGGCATGAAGCCGCTCGCGAGCGGTTGCGAGTCCACGCCGGAGGGCTGGCGCAACGAGGACGCGCTCGCGCTGCAGGCGGCGAGCGATCCGCGACCGGCTTACGACGAGGTCAATCCGCTCGCGCTGCCCAATCCGCTGGCACCGGAACTGGCGGCCGCCGACGCCGGCATTCGCGTTACCCTTGCGCCCATCGTGTCCGCGTTCCAGCGCCTGCATGCCCAGGCCGACGCGGTGGTGGTGGAAGGCGTGGGCGGCTGGGCCGCGCCGCTGTCGTCGGACCTCGATCAGGCCGACCTCGTGCGCGCGCTGGACCTGCCGGTGGTGATGGTCGTGGGCCTGCGGCTGGGCTGCATCAACCACGCGCGCCTGACCGCACGTGCGATAGAACACGACGGGCTGCACCTGGCGGGCTGGATCGCCAACGACATCGACCCGGCGATGGCCCGCGCCGACGACAACTTCGAGCTGCTCAGGCAGCGGCTCCCGGTGGCGTGCTGGGGACGGCTTCCGTTCCGCGAGAAGCCCGATCCCGCACAACTGCGGTCTTTGCTGCAAACGGCCTGA
- a CDS encoding TfoX/Sxy family protein has protein sequence MTDKLDPKQADKLRNIGPKSAAWLRQVGLRTREDLAAAGTVEAFMRVKRAGFKPTLNLLYAIEGALQDCHWQEISDERRSELILAADAATALLPPPRYKPAAAPVTTTQMAREEDTMPVPTLFDEPADRD, from the coding sequence ATGACGGACAAGCTCGACCCGAAGCAGGCCGACAAACTGCGCAACATCGGCCCCAAGTCCGCCGCCTGGCTGCGCCAGGTCGGGCTGCGCACGCGCGAGGACTTGGCCGCGGCGGGCACGGTGGAAGCGTTCATGCGCGTCAAGCGCGCGGGCTTCAAGCCGACGTTGAACCTGCTGTACGCCATCGAGGGCGCGCTGCAGGACTGCCACTGGCAGGAAATCTCCGACGAGCGCCGCAGCGAGTTGATCCTCGCCGCCGACGCCGCCACCGCACTGCTTCCGCCGCCGCGCTACAAGCCGGCCGCCGCGCCCGTCACCACCACGCAGATGGCGCGCGAGGAAGACACGATGCCGGTGCCGACGCTGTTCGACGAGCCAGCGGATCGGGACTGA
- a CDS encoding RES family NAD+ phosphorylase yields the protein MILRTLGDGDALYRVIVPRWSHAPTSGAGAARKGGRFNRPGLEALYLSKDAITAVEEYRQHERLLPPGTLVTFLVGPLTVVDFAGGFESGRWEPIWADYACNWRRLAFDERSEPPSWVLGDLALDAGAAGILFPSSVHAGGTNLVLFDSSQLPARMLRVHDPDHRLPDDARSWLDADDARD from the coding sequence ATGATCCTGCGCACGCTGGGCGATGGCGACGCGCTGTACCGCGTCATCGTCCCGCGCTGGTCGCATGCGCCCACGTCCGGCGCGGGCGCGGCGCGCAAGGGCGGGCGCTTCAACCGGCCGGGCCTGGAAGCGCTGTACCTGTCGAAGGACGCCATCACCGCGGTGGAGGAATACCGCCAGCACGAACGGCTGCTGCCGCCGGGCACGCTGGTGACGTTCCTCGTCGGGCCGCTGACGGTGGTCGATTTCGCCGGCGGTTTCGAAAGCGGTCGCTGGGAGCCGATCTGGGCCGATTACGCCTGCAACTGGCGCCGCCTCGCCTTCGACGAACGCAGCGAACCGCCGAGCTGGGTGCTCGGCGACTTGGCGCTGGATGCGGGCGCCGCCGGGATTCTCTTTCCGTCATCCGTCCATGCCGGCGGCACCAACCTGGTGTTGTTCGATTCGAGCCAGCTGCCCGCGCGAATGCTGCGCGTACACGATCCCGACCATCGCCTGCCCGACGACGCGCGTTCGTGGCTCGACGCGGACGACGCGCGCGACTGA
- a CDS encoding GAF domain-containing protein, with amino-acid sequence MFTSESLSGSKPEQYEQLLAQARALVHGERDRIANAANLSALVYHALPQLNWAGFYFFDGTELVVGPFQGLPACVRIPLDKGVCGAAASSRQTQRIADVHAFPGHIACDSASNSELVVPLVSSKGELIGVFDLDSPVQDRFDVEDQHGLEAIARAFVESLE; translated from the coding sequence ATGTTCACCAGCGAAAGTCTAAGCGGCAGCAAGCCGGAACAGTACGAACAGCTGCTTGCGCAGGCACGGGCGCTGGTGCACGGCGAGCGCGATCGCATCGCCAACGCCGCCAACCTGTCGGCGCTGGTCTACCACGCGCTGCCGCAGCTCAACTGGGCGGGATTCTATTTCTTCGACGGCACCGAACTGGTCGTCGGCCCGTTCCAGGGCCTGCCGGCCTGCGTGCGCATCCCGCTGGACAAGGGCGTGTGCGGCGCCGCGGCGTCCTCGCGCCAGACCCAGCGCATCGCCGACGTGCATGCCTTCCCCGGCCACATCGCCTGCGACTCGGCGTCCAACTCCGAACTGGTCGTCCCGCTGGTCTCGTCGAAGGGCGAACTGATCGGCGTGTTCGACCTCGACAGTCCGGTTCAGGATCGTTTCGACGTTGAAGACCAGCACGGCCTGGAGGCGATCGCGCGGGCATTCGTGGAGTCACTGGAATGA